One genomic window of Quercus robur chromosome 6, dhQueRobu3.1, whole genome shotgun sequence includes the following:
- the LOC126690228 gene encoding uncharacterized protein LOC126690228, whose protein sequence is MEQPLPPKDLGGMGFKELQKFNDAMLAKQGNILEAKEGNGSFTWKSILKGREIIKKGANWKVGCGENIRIYHDRWLPDPNCANVQSPPIFYGSDAQVSVLIDKDRSCWIEDVVDNNFHPLEAKMIKSIPLCFTVGKDKLYWPGKVDGVYSVKAGYRFFIEDELSSIAASDALPSRVNLMKRKVLSDATCQVCGSEPESSLHALWMCSKLDMVWDAHFGPLRNDAKDCSNFLEVIQVCMEKGHPTDLVAMTTSLIWTRRNKLRLGESVPDLRLLHSMARDALQEFHHAHTPAPSPTHTRSLTEWEPPPMDWVKINFDGAIFKAKGEAGLGAIIRNDHGLVMAALAQVIPLPTSVEMVEVLEARRALSFAQELGFDHII, encoded by the exons ATGGAGCAACCTTTGCCTCCAAAAGACCTAGGGGGTATGGGGTTCAAGGAACTCCAAAAGTTTAACGACGCTATGCTAGCAAAGCAG GGGAATATTCTTGAGGCAAAGGAAGGCAATGGTTCATTCACATGGAAAAGTATCCTTAAAGGGAGGGAGATCATAAAAAAGGGTGCCAATTGGAAAGTGGGTTGTGGAGAAAATATTCGCATATACCATGACAGGTGGCTGCCGGATCCTAACTGTGCTAATGTCCAATCTCCTCCAATTTTCTATGGCAGCGATGCGCAGGTATCAGTGCTAATTGACAAGGATAGGAGCTGCTGGATTGAAGATGTTGTAGATAATAACTTCCATCCCTTAGAAGCGAAGATGATCAAATCGATCCCTCTGTGCTTCACCGTAGGAAAGGACAAGCTATATTGGCCGGGGAAGGTGGATGGTGTCTATTCTGTTAAGGCTGGTTACAGATTTTTTATTGAGGATGAGCTGTCCTCAATAGCGG CCTCTGATGCTCTTCCGTCTCGGGTCAAcctgatgaaaagaaaagtctTATCTGATGCTACCTGCCAAGTTTGTGGATCAGAGCCGGAGTCCTCACTGCATGCTTTGTGGATGTGTTCAAAATTGGATATGGTCTGGGATGCTCATTTTGGCCCACTCAGGAACGATGCTAAAGATTGCTCAAACTTCCTTGAAGTTATCCAGGTATGCATGGAGAAAGGCCACCCCACGGACTTGGTTGCAATGACCACATCGCTAATCTGGACTAGAAGGAATAAGCTCCGTCTGGGTGAATCAGTGCCAGACTTGAGGCTTCTACACTCTATGGCAAGAGACGCTCTTCAAGAATTTCATCACGCCCACACTCCGGCACCCTCTCCTACTCATACCCGAAGCCTCACCGAGTGGGAACCGCCCCCTATGGATTGGGTGAAAATTAACTTTGATGGCGCCATCTTTAAAGCGAAGGGTGAAGCAGGGCTAGGAGCCATTATTCGCAATGACCATGGTCTAGTTATGGCTGCATTAGCACAAGTTATTCCACTGCCCAcctcggtggagatggtggAAGTGTTGGAAGCAAGACGAGCTCTTTCTTTTGCACAAGAGCTTGGGTTTGATCATATCATCTAG
- the LOC126690229 gene encoding cell wall / vacuolar inhibitor of fructosidase 1-like, translated as MRTFVFVVLVQVVFQIIFLPSSQCARPRPNDDNLIEQTCKQTPNYNVCISSLKSDPKSATTDVAGLALIMVNVLNTTTTQTLIHINSLLLQSPRNEVKEALLSCVEDYKTGVLTADIPVSIEALTKGNPKFADQGTQDAANESNSCEEGFSGNSPLTVENTNINNVARVANAIVKLLL; from the coding sequence ATGAGAACTTTTGTGTTCGTAGTTCTTGTTCAAGTTGTCTTTCAAATCATATTCCTACCATCAAGTCAATGTGCCAGACCACGTCCCAATGATGACAATTTAATTGAGCAAACATGCAAGCAAACACCAAACTACAATGTTTGCATCTCTTCCCTTAAATCAGACCCTAAAAGTGCCACAACAGATGTTGCAGGGCTAGCTCTCATAATGGTTAATGTACTAAACACCACGACAACTCAAACTCTAATCCACATCAATAGCCTTCTTCTTCAGAGCCCAAGAAACGAGGTTAAGGAAGCATTACTCTCTTGTGTTGAAGATTACAAGACTGGTGTTTTAACTGCTGATATTCCAGTGTCCATTGAAGCTTTAACTAAGGGTAATCCTAAGTTTGCTGATCAAGGTACACAGGATGCTGCCAATGAGAGCAATTCTTGTGAAGAAGGTTTCTCAGGCAATTCACCGCTGACCGTCGAGAACACAAATATAAACAATGTCGCAAGAGTGGCTAATGCCATTGTCAAGCTATTGCTTTAA